In one Alnus glutinosa chromosome 12, dhAlnGlut1.1, whole genome shotgun sequence genomic region, the following are encoded:
- the LOC133852761 gene encoding uncharacterized protein LOC133852761, whose amino-acid sequence MRLHGPLDCAFEDEASANLSLLPKESVDLAIGVMEVEGAGHIHQLDLIFSNEEFTDDKLCDGCMGLISTPFYNCTQCCFFLHCRCAQLPKKKRHQLHQHQLTLVSQVPYIGGLFSCDACGRLNCGFTYRCDTCTFDLDLRCCSISETLQHEGHQHSLFLSVNSAVNSSRRCHVCNCTYHKKPGIFVCISCDFSLGLEYATLPLVARHRYDDHLLKLTYIVEDRCEEYYCLICEEERDPKHWFYYCAECDFPVHPQCVLGKYSYVKFGRTFTSNYVHQHPLTFVPKTESSPLCDACGKTFDGMAVECTQCKFSVHFDNRCAKKIMKKAPSK is encoded by the coding sequence ATGCGGTTACATGGCCCACTTGACTGTGCATTTGAAGATGAAGCAAGTGCAAATCTTAGCTTGCTGCCTAAGGAATCTGTTGATTTAGCAATTGGGGTTATGGAGGTTGAAGGAGCTGGGCATATACATCAACTTGATTTAATTTTTAGCAACGAGGAGTTTACGGATGATAAGCTTTGTGATGGTTGTATGGGATTAATCTCCACCCCGTTTTACAATTGTACCCAATGTTGCTTCTTTCTTCATTGTAGGTGTGCTCAACTACCAAAGAAGAAGCGACACCAACTTCACCAACACCAGCTCACTCTCGTCTCGCAGGTACCTTACATTGGTGGATTGTTCTCTTGTGATGCTTGTGGTCGTCTCAATTGTGGCTTCACCTATAGATGTGACACATGTACTTTCGACCTTGACCTTCGATGTTGTTCAATTTCAGAAACCCTGCAACATGAAGGTCACCAACATTCCCTCTTCCTTTCTGTTAATTCTGCTGTTAATTCTAGTAGAAGATGTCATGTTTGTAATTGCACTTATCACAAGAAACCTGGCATATTTGTATGCATTAGTTGTGATTTCTCCTTGGGTTTGGAATATGCAACTCTTCCGCTCGTAGCTAGGCATAGATATGACGATCATCTCCTCAAGCTCACGTACATTGTTGAAGATCGTTGTGAAGAATACTATTGTttaatttgtgaagaagaaagagatcCAAAACATTGGTTCTATTATTGTGCAGAATGCGACTTCCCTGTTCATCCTCAATGCGTTTTAGGAAAATATTCATATGTTAAATTTGGAAGAACTTTTACATCCAATTATGTTCATCAGCATCCTCTCACTTTTGTTCCGAAGACTGAGTCATCTCCTCTATGTGATGCTTGTGGTAAGACTTTCGATGGCATGGCCGTAGAATGTACTCAATGCAAATTTAGTGTCCATTTTGACAATCGGtgtgccaaaaaaataatgaagaaagcCCCATCAAAGTGA
- the LOC133851577 gene encoding E3 ubiquitin protein ligase DRIP2-like: protein MASQVVKVKRETIEACMTCPLCNKLLKEATTISLCLHTFCRKCIYEKLSDEEVDCCPVCNIDLGCLPVEKLRPDHNLQDIRAKIFPLKRRKVEAPEVTPTNSLPVKRKERSLSSLVVSTPKVPMQTGLTGRRTKAARKSAAIRGCSFAVEEPAKKEDSAEDHPLSSSSHDSQSKSTRIKRQDFSVAEPSNEQRPNEDRENDVEVTEGKADLWTPLNCLVEAANRTKSSKLHSQGLSLAKSEQHNTHDNEVYMPEIKVRAESFRAPESEVYMPKSKRKELGHKKKVQDENNGTTVLPGPVKRRRFRAAGRKSAAASGELHPSAQVMLDAAGSKRNRRNSPIWFSLVASEDRKADVSLPQISACFLRIKDGKMPVSFIQKYLVKKLDLTSEAEVEIMCRGQPVVPSLQLQNLVDLWFRTASTSKKVPASVGSSAKDFVMVLSYCRKVQTP, encoded by the exons ATGGCGAGTCAAGTGGTGAAAGTGAAGAGGGAGACAATAGAGGCATGCATGACGTGCCCTCTTTGTAATAAGCTCTTGAAGGAAGCTACAACGATATCTTTGTGCCTTCACACGT TTTGCAGGAAGTGCATATATGAGAAGCTCTCAGATGAGGAGGTGGATTGCTGTCCTGTATGCAACATTGATCTGGGCTGTCTTCCAGTGGAGAAACTCAG GCCTGACCACAATTTGCAAGATATAAGGGCCAAAATTTTCCCATTGAAGAGAAGGAAAGTAGAGGCCCCTGAAGTTACACCTACAAATTCACTACCAGTTAAAAGGAAGGAGAGATCACTATCGTCATTGGTGGTCAGCACTCCTAAAGTGCCAATGCAGACTGGGTTGACTGGAAGGAGAACAAAAGCTGCAAGAAAATCTGCTGCTATACGAGGATGTAGTTTTGCTGTCGAGGAACCTGCCAAGAAGGAAGATTCTGCAGAGGATCATCCTCTGAGCTCCAGTTCACACGATTCTCAAAGTAAAAGTACTCGAATTAAAAGGCAG GATTTTTCAGTTGCTGAGCCTTCTAATGAGCAGAGGCCTAATGAAGACAGAGAGAATGATGTGGAAGTAACTGAAGGTAAAGCCGATCTATGGACACCCTTGAATTGTCTTGTTGAAGCTGCCAACAGAACCAAGTCTTCTAAGTTACATTCACAAGGGCTGTCCCTTGCCAAATCAGAGCAACACAATACCCATGATAATGAAGTATATATGCCTGAAATTAAAGTCAGAGCAGAATCATTCAGAGCTCCTGAAAGTGAAGTATATATGCCTAAAAGCAAAAGAAAGGAGCTTGGACACAAAAAGAAAGTCCAGGATGAAAATAATGGAACAACCGTACTTCCAGGACCAGTGAAGCGTAGAAGGTTTCGAGCAGCTGGTCGGAAAAGTGCAGCTGCCTCGGGAGAGCTGCATCCCTCGGCACAAGTCATGCTAGATGCTGCAGGTTCTAAGCGCAACAGAAGAAATAGTCCAATTTGGTTCTCATTAGTTGCTTCTGAAGACCG GAAAGCAGATGTTTCCTTGCCACAGATATCTGCATGTTTCTTAAGGATAAA GGATGGTAAAATGCCTGTATCATTTATCCAAAAGTACCTTGTGAAGAAACTTGATCTTACAAGTGAAGCTGAG GTGGAGATAATGTGCCGAGGTCAGCCAGTGGTTCCATCATTGCAACTACAAAACTTGGTAGATCTGTGGTTTCGGACAGCATCAACATCAAAAAAAGTACCGGCATCCGTCGGCTCCTCTGCGAAGGACTTTGTGATGGTTCTGTCATATTGTCGAAAAGTTCAGACCCCTTGA